Within Fusarium keratoplasticum isolate Fu6.1 chromosome 8, whole genome shotgun sequence, the genomic segment TGGCACTGGTGGCCTCCCTTGATACAAGTATCGCAGGGACTGTTACCGCCATCATTGTCGCACTTGATTTTTGATCTGCGGCATCTCAGACAAGCAATGCTAGACCTCATCGGCTGCCTCATTTTCGAAGtcttctttccttctctGGCACTTGAGTGAGAAATAGGTCGATGATCGTCGGTGTGGCCCCCGGTTGGCTCGAAACCGCCGACATCAGGCCTGGATTGTCCGTCTAGGAAACCAACCCGATGTGAGACAGGCGGAGTGGCCTCGGGGGCAGAAGAGAGCTCCTCGATTTTTCGCTTCGGAGTTGACTGATTCGAGGATGCGTTGGACAGCTCATCAGCCTCGGGGTCCGCAGGCGAGAGTATTGACTGAATGCGAAGTTGAGAAGCTATTTTGACGAGATTGGGCTCTGAACAAGAACCCTGTGTGTTATCAAAATTCAAGATAAGGAGGAACGATCCCCGGAGAAGTCACTACCCGTTGAGTCAAAGTCGCCCGTGAAGACCACTAATCGAGTTGGAGAGCAGATGCGAAGTCCACAGTTGCTTGTCCAAGTATCGTAATCGATGATCGAATGACTAAACCGATCAAATCAAGAACCTCCAGTTTCGCTAAAGGAGGTTGCAAGATGGATCGAGCCAGTGTTGCGAGCCTGGACGATACAATCGACTGCCCAGTCTCTCGAGTGTACTGGACGAAGCGATCAAGTTCGAGGAAGGCTTCACCTGGTTCTGCTTTCATGAACGCATTGTGGTGACAGGAGGGTCAGATTTCCGGCAAAGGCAACTACTCTTGGCCGAGATCGTACTTCAGGAACCTCGAAGGTAAGTTAAGGGCAGAATtgttcaagaagaagccgatgaaAGGGAACCGCAGGCGAAACTTCCGAGCCGACCGCTAGGTTCTCAGGCTCGACTTATTAGCTGTCATGCCTGGTCCACCGCCTCCCACTTATTTGCCTACTGTGCTCGGCATGTACCAAGCTTCAGACCTCATAGTACGTTGGTTACAATGCGCACGCCCTCCTGGTCTCCCTAGGTACCTCAAGATGGTAAACCTTGGCGAGTAATCTGCATGCCAGGCGTGTGGGAGAGCTGGGTAAGGGGATAGGAGCCGCTAACGAAGCGATCCATCTTGCCTCCGATGGTTGACCCCACAGTAGAAACCAACAGAGCTCAATTTGAAGTCCGCACGTCTCTGCCGTGCCGCTTCCTTGTGTGCGCCGAAGGGCGTGGCTAGTTAGACCAGTTCGTCCGTTGaagccgtggccgtggcagCAGGGAAGTGGTCCCTGAGCAGGGGCTCACGGTGTCCACCACGCGGGTAGGTCCCGCAGCTCGGTGGGCATGGTGAGCGCGAGATGTGTCCAGACATCACGGCCCAAACAACGACCCATGCTCACTTTTTGGGTTGGTCAATGGTACGGGAGGGAATGCCAGCCGGCTAGATCCAAGGCCTAACTTGGTAGAAGATGTTAGCCAACCAGATCGCCCGCAAATAGATTAAGCATCTCGTATGATCGCTGCACAATAGCTGTTGTTTTCTCAACGAAGACGACGGCAACATGTCCAAAACCGCCAGCCATGAGGTCGAAAGTGGTCGCGCCATCGGGAGGCCAACCGACGCCTCATCCGACGACCACGCCTCGGTGTGAGTAAACCAACCACGCTGAGCAAGGCATCCGATGCCGCAATAGCATGAGCCACTACGTAATGATGGGGTAAAACGTACCAGCTATCGTCACGAAGAGCCTCTGTCCTGTGGTCAAATCTGGGGCTGACTTGAGTTTTGACACCCTCGGTGTAATAtccgaggccgccgccggccgTTTTCCCCAGCGTTCCGGTGGGGGTTGATTCTCCTAACTAATTGACGTGCCCTGGGCGGGCCCCAAGATCGACTCTCGACCTTTTCCGAGCATGGAGAAGGGAACCTGGGAGACTAGGAGCAGACAAGACGTGCAGTAGTGGACGCATGAGCGTGTATCCATACTTCCTTTTCCAGCAACCATGCGGTCATGACGGCAGGCAGAGAGATGAGAGTCGGATGCTCAATCGCCTTGGCGTTGAGAGCCAAGAGATGCCCGTACTCCCAACTTGTGCGCCATTGTATCCCTACTACGGACAACATAGTAATGAGGGATTGACTCGTGATGATGAAAACAGGAACGTTCAATGAACGGCCCTACGAGGACCCCCCATTCGGAAACGCCAAGGGCAGCCAGGGGACCGACAGGCATGCGGAAGAGGGCGTTGTCATTAGTTTCCTTGGCGATCGTGCAGTTGTCCAACTGAGCTCGGGCCTTGATAGAGCGACTGACGAAAGGATTGTCAGACAGTCGATTTGGGTATGCATGTAATAGGGCTGCATGTAAGTTGTCGCTGATGTTTGGTCGGGGTTTCCGCCAGGAGCAATGCCGTAACTTGAGCACTCCAGGCGATCGGATAGCACAGCACTCGCAGAGCTtcgctctcttctccagcgACATCGGCGAGTTTCTAGCCTCGATTATGTGGATGGAGAGATACCAGATGGATACATCGAGATCATGTGGAACCTGTTAGTGGCACGATCCTGACCAAAAGCATGGACCCGTGTGGGCTTCGTCGAAAGCAGCTCTCCCAGTACAATTCGAGGCCAGCGAAAGGCCAAATGGTGATTGAAGCGTCGGGACGCAATGCAATAACACGATGCAAAGGGGAGGGGCGTATTCGATCATCAGAGACATCGTTGCTCATGCTGTGTCGGCTGGTGCACCGTAGCGCGCAGTCAAGTCATGGCGCAAGGAGCTGCAACCGGCAGCTAAAGTGAGAGCGGCGGCAACTGCAAGAATGCGTATGTAACATAGCCAACCATAACTAAGAGAAGTCAAAAGATGGGTCCTGGTTCCGAAAAACTGGTAAATAAATGAATTCTCAGTGAAGTTGTAATTGTTTGATAAAAAGTTCCATCGATGATCAGGGCCCATCATTTTACGGAGACACACGTGGTTCGTGACCGCGCCTGCCTCCTTTTAGAAAGGATCAATTCTTGGAGGAAGGCACGAATGAAGCTAAAAAGCCTTCGAGGAAGGTCAAAGGAGAGCGTTTACAACTTCATTAATAACATCACGGGCATCCATCCAATTTATAGCAATCTACCCAGTTCCTACGCGGCTGCTGACTGTCGCATCCTTGATTtatggatccatggatcccaaGTGACTCCATCGTCTTCCGTTTTTCTATTTCTCTCACATCATGGATTTCTCCTTGAGAGATGTTCTCATAATCCCCTACGGTCACGATGACAATCCACTTCCTGGAAGGCCACCGTCCATCTCGGCTGACCAGTCAGAACCGCCAGAGCCTTGTCGACAACAGACAACCCAACTCGAAGCGAAAAGTTACCTCACGGTGAACCCCCACAGCCTACCCAACTCCCACGGATATGCCGAGGATAGATCCCTGTATCCCGCCTCTTTACGACAGCAGTGACATGTTGGTATGGACCCGACCGAGAGTGCCAAGCTGACCCCGAGCGGGCTGGCTGCCACCGAGCAAACTATAACAGGAATGGCCGTTTAAGCTTAACTGCTTCGCCCTGCCGCACACGCAATCCCAAGCTGCTCAGCTTACCAGGTCAACAACTTTTTTGTTGAATTTTCTAAGAAACCACAAGAAAAGAAGGGTCTCGATGCACATCACGTACGTGATCAACTTTGACAGAGATGGTGCCAGAACCAACACCTCGACATTATTCGCTCGTATTCCGGTGGCGGCACCCTCAATGGATTGCGCCCACCAATGAATGACGTCGCCCCCTCCCAGAGGCCTCACAACTCGCAGCTCACCACACGCATAAGCGCCGACAGGCGCCCTACtacttggccatgatggatatTTTGCGACCAACGTCCCCGTTGCGACAATTTCGTACCCATCTCTCGAATAGACCGCCTGCAACAGCCGCCGTATCATAAGCTATTTCATTAGCAGTTTAACGCATTGCTGCTGTGTTGCCGCGCATCGCGCTTGTCAGGCACCATCTCTGGCCTGAGCGCCGTCATAAAACCAACCCCTCCATCTCTAACTTCGCGAGTTCCAAGCTTGGGACACTCTCCTACCCCTTCCTTGTTTTTAACAACCTGTCCCTTCTCCCTCAAGGAATCTGTATACGAATCTCTGTATTAGAAGATTACAAGAGCTTAGCAGATATGGCTTCGGGACACAACGTAAGTCGACCTCACCTCCAGGAGGCCCATCATGGTATCCGTCCATGACGTCTACAACTCGCCCTCCCTTGGCACCCCTTTCATACTAACATAGGCTTGGTCAGGACCCAAAGCTCCTTTACGCTGTGGAGGGCATCAACGCCTACCACATCTCTAATGGCAAGGAGCGATCTCTCACCCGTTCGGGGCCGCAGACCCTGTCGCTGCTCATGGTCCCGACCTCGTCGGGCTTTGCTGAGCCCTCAGGGGTTGGCTCCGACGGCGAAGAAGACTTCTATCTTCACCTACATCTCCCTCCCGAGCTCGATCTCCCCTTGCCTGCCACGACTCAGATCTACCACCAGCCACCCAAGAGCTACCTGATCCCCCGCTGGGATCTCGGCCCCGATAGCGGCGCCTTCACTCGAATCGAATTCCCGTCCCTCGACAGCAGAGCGGGTGTCCAGGAGGACGTCGATACCTTCGAGACTATCCTCGCCCAGTGTACCGCTTTCCTCGAGAGAGCTCCTGCGCCCCAACCGAGAGACTCCAAGGCGGCCCTGGCCAAGGAGCGCGAGGCTGCTGGCGAAGAGCTCCCTGCCTACAATCCGGCCGATTACAACCCAGGGGAGGCCTACGTCCAGGGCAGCCATAGTTCTCATGCTGGTGGTCGAATTGTGCTTGtcgatgaggaagatggtaGTGTCATCGGAGAACTCACCGATACCTACCAGGTGGTTGAAGACAGCAAGGTCCGCCCAGGCTCCAAGGGTATGCGAAGAATCTCTTCAATATGACGCTTGTGCTGCTGCTAACACATTTCCAGAACCCGTCGAGATTTCATTCCCTGCGGATGGCGGCCAGAACATTTCTGTGCAACCTGTTTCGCAGGCATACATGGAGATGGACATACATCCCGCCTACAAAAAGTCGACGATAGTCAACAGCGCCACCAAGGCATCCCGGCTCATCGTTACGACATCGGATGTCGTCTCCAGGACGCTGCAGAGCCAGGCTGACAGCTTCACCAAGAACACCAAGCCAAATGCCAAGCCTGTCACGTTTGCTCCATCTACCCATGACCGGATTCGtcgcatcaacaacatctcgGACAGAGCTGCAACCTTTTCAGCGTCGACAGTTGGGACAATCGGAAATCTAGCTCAGAACCTTGGCGCAAGTGTCACTCGCCGTAAGGATGGACGGGCCAGAGGCTTCGACAAGGACGGGAACGCAATCGACACGTACAAGCCCGGTATGCTCAACaagagcttgatggccttcAACACGGTTGTTGACGGTATCGAACAAGCCGGCCGCAACCTGCTTACAGGAACGTCATCTAGCGTTACCACGGTGGTTGGACATCGCTGGGGCGCTGAGGCCGGCGAAGTATCGCGACATCTGGGAGGCGGCTTCAAGAACGTGGGACTCGTCTACATCGACGTGACGGGAGTCTCACGTCGCGCTATTCTCAAGAGCGTTGCCAAGGGTATGGTTGttggcaaggtcaagggaggtGGTGAGATCATCGTGGGGGGTACGGAGAGCAACGCCGAGCTCATTGCAGCCCGAGATGGAAATGGAAAGGGTGCGCATAGTACTTATGGGGACAACGTGAGCATTGCCAGCGGCTACGATCCCAACGGCAAGAGGCCAGCCAAGGGTCCTTTCTGAGGGAACATTATGACGGACAGCATCGTGGTTGGATTGGGAGGATATTCTTCTTTTGCTGTGATAATGAAGGGTGAAGATCCAagagttggtgttggtgggaaACCCAGTTGCATGCGAGCCTACCTATGGATTTCTTAATGGCAGTTTCTACAAAGAAACTCGAGAATTGAGCTAATTGCTATCCTTCTGAATATGTTCTTAGACCTGGTACCTTAGTTCTAGAGTATCAAGTGATGCCCCTTATTTTCATCTTTGTAATCGTGGTTCCATGTCTGAATGGTGCCATGAGCATGAAGCTCAATTTGACGTCACGTGTGATCGCGGGGCAGTCGCACACTGACCGCGTCGCGACAAGATAGCTTCAACCTTAGACAACTTGAAGAGTCACAGCCCGTTCGGAACATTGGGCGGGACGATATGGCCAGGTGCTTTGTAGGTCTGTTAACGCAGTAAAAGATTGTCTTTCAAATCGCCGCGCCCCATCCCTCTTCGTTTTCCCATCATACGGCGCCCTCGATGGGTCACAACGACTTCGATATTGGGACTTGAGACGATCAACTTCGATTAATGTGCCGCTTCGAACTAATTGGGCTCATCATTATTACACTGCGCGATCTTGGCGATTGGATAAGGTCTAAAAGGGCGCAAAATCGGTATGTTGACCTGTAGTCCAACCAAGCCCAGCATCACCGCTAACTATACCATCAAGCTCCAAGTCATGCTCCACGAaatcctcctctccctctcggGACACCCATCCCCCCTCCTGCGAACCGACACCTCCCAGCCAAATGCCCTCTCCGGCGTATCCCCTGCCGAGCGTCAGCTCCTCGCCTCGGCCGCACATCTCAGCGACGTCCACGTCAAGCTCATCAGCTACACAGCCCAGATAGCCAACGCCCACCCGTCGACAATCTGCCGCGCCGTCGCCACGGCCATCGACACCATACATCTGTCTGCCTTCCAGCgcaaggtcctcgaggtcgaggctaGCATTCTGCGGGATGATCCCGAGCTGGTGGGGGCGTACAACATCGTGCCGTTGACGGCGGTGGTGGGAGAGTTCAAGGACTGGACTAGGAGAATGGACTGGCTCTGGGAGATGGTGCAGTTTAtgctggccaaggacaagaagggcgaggtgTGCCACGGAGCGCACCTGATGGACCGACTACGGCTCGAGCTACAGAGTGGATATCGAGATGTGCAAGACACAGCTATGAGTCTTGTTACAGTAGCTGAGACGGCTTGGCTAAAACAAGTATCGGCATGGATATTATACGGAAGACTCCCGAGTTTTGGAATCGAGGACTTTTTTGTGCAAAATGTCCAAGATTCTGACGAGGTTGGTTTCCATCCCACGCATATGAGGACTATCATTGACTTGACCAGGAGTATATATCACGGGCAAGCTTGCTGCCCGCCTTTGTGACGCCAGCTACAGCCTCTTCAATGCTGTTTATCGGAAAATCACTAAATCACATCAGAGTCAGAAGCAGTGTTGACTCTGGACTAAGAGGACTTGACCATCTATCATCCAAGTTACAGGAGCTCTCGAGTCTTTCTTTTCCCATAAAAAGcaccagcttctcgagggcCATCACGGCTGTACGACTATCGCTCTCGGAAAATACGCTGCAGAAACTACTACCATTGGCCAAGGTGACAGAGATGCTGCAGCTCCTGAGAGATTTCTTTCTACTGGGCCGGGGAGAGTTTGCCATGCAGCTAACCCACGAGGCGGATGAAAAGATACGCAGTCGATGGAGGAGAGCTGACAATCTGGCCTACGAAAAGGGTGACGGTCTCAAGAATGTGACTGTCAAGGAAGGTGAAGTCGCAGCAGTCCTCGCCAGGACGTGGGCGGTTTTAGCGTCGATGCAAGGTCAGCACgccgaagaagatgagcaaCTTGAGCTTGCTCGAGACTTGTTACGGCTCAATCTCACAAAGGCAAAGACATCTACGCCTCTGGGCATTGGATCTGGTCTGAGTCACGATGCTGCAAACCTACTATCCGAGTCACCATTCCGCaacctcctcttctctgTCCCCTCTGTATTATCGGTTCAGATCCCGCCACCCTTGGACATGGTTCTATCACCCTCGGATGTCCAGATATACTCGTGCATCAACGCCTACCTTCTCTCCATGCGCAGGGCGCACATCAGACTTACCGATTTGTGGAAAATCACCTCCCTCAGACGTCATCACCCATCTCATCGAGGTGATCGGGACCAGATTATTATGCTCCGGAAACGGTGGACGGCACGGGCGTCATCGATGCGCAGCTCTTGGACCACCGCCAGCGCTGCCATCTTTTTCCTCGCAGAGACAGAGGCCTATCTCCAGACGGAGATTGTAGCTGGGTTGTGGGAGGGCTTCAATGAGTGGTTGACAGTCAATGATCCCAAGCACGGTCGGTCAGGggcgacaacaccaacaaccaggCACGAAGACAAGGCCGGAGAGggtgaagacgacgaggatgacgacgatctATGGTTGcgtgaagaagacgacagTCCTGTTGCCCAGGAAAACGCTCACAAAACACCAGACTCATCTCCTCCCCACGATCCTCAAACCCTCTCTACAGCTCATCGACTCTATCTCCGCACCCTCATCCATCGCCTCCTCCTAACCCAGCCCACCTTTACACAGCCCCTGtacaacctcctcatccacatcGACCACCTGGTTGCCCATCTGCACCGTCTGcatgccatcttcacctcGATAGACCTGGAGACAGATGCGGGCGTCGTCGACGCCTTTGTCGACCTCGAATCGGAAGAGCGTGACGTCAAGCGCCGCCTCCACGAGATCGAGTCCCGCATCCGCTCCGGCATCGAGGACGTGGTGGCCGCCCTGCGCGCCCTCGAGTCCGACCCCGTGTTTGCGGCCGAGTGGGAGAGcgacgccgccgctgccgaaTGGGCCCCCGCTACCGAGGATatcgatgaagacgaggaccAGCGCGGTGGCAGAGCCCGAGAcgccgacgacgccgaggagcGCGGCGGCTATGCGCCCTCTCGGGTCGGCGGCATCAACCGCCTCCTCATGAAGCTCGACTTTGGCACATGGTTCGGTAGAGCGGGGGATCAGTACGACGAGGACCGATTCTGACGTTTTCCCTCTGTTCAACCCCTCCTGCGGCTCCGAAAAGAGTAGCCAGGCTGGTGGGCTGGATGCAGGCTAGCAACGTTGATGCAGGCATCAAGGACGGACGACGGATTGGCAAACCAAGGCACGTCTGCAGGACGTAAAGAATGGAAGGGACGGACTTTCTTCCCCGCGTCTCGGGCAGAACCAATGTCGTGCATTTGTGGCGTCACAGATGGCACGATTCTCAGGTCCGGGGTGCATCTCCAGCTGGTCTGACAGGGAAGGGCGTGTTGGCGTTGTCTTTGACGCCGAGGTCATGGACCGAGCACTGAACCATTCAATGAGTTGTCAAGAGACGAGATCCATCGATcgtcatgcaagtgtcagAGAAATTTGCGCAATATTAACAAGAAATCTGTCAATTTCGCCGTTTCGTATCAGGTCATGATGGCGTCTCATCCAAGTGTGTACCTATCATGTGCGGGAGCTTTGCATCTTGGCTCCAACCAACCTCCAAATCCAGCGAATAATGtaatgtcgtcgtcgtgcCATGTCCAGATTCATCGGACCAAGATCCGGGGTAACAAGGAGAAAACCCATCCGGGGTACagtaaaaaagaaaaaagaagataCGCCAAGAAATACCAAGTCAGATCGAAGCCCGGGGTTTCCCGCCTCCCGTGGTCCGTCATCCATTCGTAGAAACTCCCAAAACGCCTTCGCATGCCATGATACCGTTTGGGGGACGTTTCCCATGATCCCGTAAATGCCCAATCACAATGCCTCCAAGAATCATGGCCAATAACCCGTGGCCATGGTTAAATAAACAATACCAATAACAAGGTCGCCATACATGTAGTGTATAATGTCAGTCGTGTGTGACATGAAACAAAAAGAGATGAAATGTTAAAacagaaaagaagagaaattTTGGTATCGTGAACTCGAGGCAAGGAGTGGCGCGCACAACGTCCTTTTTTCCAAAAGAGAAATAATGGCTTCGCTTCTGTCGTAGCTTTCTTTGCTTTAGAAAAGATGTCGTTGCCAAGTTTTGAGGCGAAATCAATCTGCGAGCTGATACGAATGTAGGTCGATAGATAATCAATACGCGGCTACAGGCTTGCGACCAAACCGTAGCGATCCGCGGCTAGAGGAATGCTCCTCCGAGTGTCGGCGTTGGAAGAAGCTCTGCATGAAGGAGCGTGGATTTGACTGGTTAAAGTCGCCAGTGCGGTTGCGGATGGCACGATGcgagggcttcttggcctgccaTCGCTCCTTGATGCAGTCGTCGACAAGGGAGATGAGGCCGGTGGCAATAATGACACTAGACCATGCGGGTTAGCCAGGGTCACCATCGTAGGGGTCCAAGATTACTTACTCGGCCACGTCGGTAATGGCGTCAATGATGCTGCTGTCGCTGATCCACATGTAACAGGGGGTCACCCAAGCACCAGCcatctcatcgtcgaggaCTTGATTAGGGCTGCGCATCTCGGGCACGATGTGTGCGACAGGAGCACCGTGGCCATCTCGCACAAGGTGGAACGACACCACGTTCAGGTTCTTGTCAATCACACGCTTCCAGGCGTAGGTGTGTCCCCACCACTCAAACTCGTACCGCTTGTTCgtccgtcctcctcgtcgggcAATGTCCACGCGGGCGTAGTTGCTGaactcgagcttgatgcgGTTGGTTGGCACCATGCgtggcttggccttggttgAGGGCTGCTCCGACGTCGTCGAGTGATGAGAGCCGGACCAGATCGAGGCGTTGTCAGCGGAAGCAGCAGACGTGGTGGTGGCGTTGCCATGCTTAAACATGGACTGTGTTCCAGATGTAGTACGGTGGAAGGATGTAGTCATCGTGCGTACTGCCGAGCTCATGGAGCGTCGCAGGGCTGGGCGTGCAGCAGCCACGGTGCCCGTAGGAGCTGGGGCATAGGAGCGCTTGGAATTGCAGACTTCGCGGCCAGAATCACGGCAGTAACGGCGCAAGGAGAACTCTCGTCGGGCCAGATCATGCATACGCAGGTGAAACAGCTGGACAGCAAGAGACCGGCGACCGTGGCCAAAGGGAACAACCGTGTCGACACGGAGGTTCATGTTGCCGTCCGAAGTGCAGTCATCGTGACGGACAGCGAGTCGATCAAGCGAAGGAAAAAGGCGAGCAAAGTCCTGAGGCGTAGATGGCCGGCAAGGGCGTTCGTTGGAAGTGCCACGATAGGGAGGCAAAACTGGGGGGATATGGAGAGACTCTGGGTCAGACAGGATGAAGTCCTTGTCCGCGGGGTCGCCCTCcacatcgtcctcgtcctcgtcatcatcatcaccactctcttcgtcgtcctcttcgtcctcctcctcttcgtcttgcTCGTTTGCGTCAAGATCTGCCTCTCGGCGCAGGGGTGCCATCTCGGAAAGGACGGAGTCGTATGTGGCAatcgaggacgaggtggtgttgaagagcaGCTCGGCAGCTGCAGGAGCTTTCATGGCTGTTGTAGGCTTCTTGTTTTCGGCCACATCAAGGGCCTTGGTATTGGAGCCAGATGCTGAGTGGAAAGATGTGGGTGCGGTTGATTGAGAGGCTTCTGAAAAGTACGAGTCGCGAAGGGAGTCTGACTCGGAGGGGGCGGGGGATGTGGTGATGACAACCTTTCGTTGCCGCCGTGATGTCGAGTCGGGCGTCATTGCCATGGGTTATGGTACAGTATTGGAGGTTTGTCGAATTCGTAGTGGATGACAATTGTCGGTCAAGGCGTTTGTGTAAgtgaggttggtgttgagcagTTGGTATTATGCTCTCTTGATGTCGTGTTGGTGTAGTCAGATGCTTGCTGGTGCATAACAGGTATGAAACAGTCAAACAATGTTGGATTGGAATGTCAACCTCGGAACATCCAGGATCAAGATATGGGAGGCTGTCAAAAgatatatatctttaataaaataaagtCGTCTGCCTTGGTCTTCGTAACGAGACGTTGGCGGGTGGGGAGGGGGGCTTATTTGGCACCGCGGAGCCTGACCTTATACGCAACCAGTGGAGCTCCGGGAGGCCAGGGGTAAGAAAGGTGCTGAGGATCCCAGCATGGATAGACTCGAGGCCACATCAGGGAACCTGGCCGCTCGCTGGCCGGTACAGTAGCGCTTTGGCGGGACGGACCACCTGTCAACCCGCTCGCGCCACGGCGGGGGACAAGTGGAAGAAACGCCTCGCCCCAAGTGACTCGGTCGCCTTCTACGTTCAGCAGCCACCCCCTAGTGCCTCTCCAGCACAGCCAGCAGTTCCAGCACACCAAGTGGTGGTACAGCAGCCCTGGCATCTCTGTCCTCCATCGTTGGCTGCAGGCGAGAGCGAGGGGGGAACCAAGGTGTGCCCCCAAAGCCTGATGAACTGCGCTAAACTCATGGTGGGCAGACAGTCACATCGCCGTGAAAAACTTGGCCGTTCCGGGGGTACCAACAACCACGGCAGGTGAAATCTGAGCGCTGCATTCCAACTTTTCACCATCTCAACTCAAGCATGAGCATCTCGAGTCTCTCAGCACACAATGGCTCTGTGGCGTCGTCCGTGGGGGCTGCTTAGGGACAAGACTGCCCCGGATGAGATCCCGGAACTGGGACCTGGGTGCCCGCGGAGTCCActgctgctggtgtcgaCCACTAGAGAGACTGCCAAAGTGCGCGTGTGAGGGCGCTGGGACGGTGTACCGCACGCGGACAGGCCATGGCCAGGGGTGCAATAGCTGTTTGGAGCTCATACCGAGCTCATAGTCACACCACAGATGGGCTGTTGT encodes:
- a CDS encoding Spindle pole body component, which translates into the protein MLTCSPTKPSITANYTIKLQVMLHEILLSLSGHPSPLLRTDTSQPNALSGVSPAERQLLASAAHLSDVHVKLISYTAQIANAHPSTICRAVATAIDTIHLSAFQRKVLEVEASILRDDPELVGAYNIVPLTAVVGEFKDWTRRMDWLWEMVQFMLAKDKKGEVCHGAHLMDRLRLELQSGYRDVQDTAMSLVTVAETAWLKQVSAWILYGRLPSFGIEDFFVQNVQDSDEEYISRASLLPAFVTPATASSMLFIGKSLNHIRVRSSVDSGLRGLDHLSSKLQELSSLSFPIKSTSFSRAITAVRLSLSENTLQKLLPLAKVTEMLQLLRDFFLLGRGEFAMQLTHEADEKIRSRWRRADNLAYEKGDGLKNVTVKEGEVAAVLARTWAVLASMQGQHAEEDEQLELARDLLRLNLTKAKTSTPLGIGSGLSHDAANLLSESPFRNLLFSVPSVLSVQIPPPLDMVLSPSDVQIYSCINAYLLSMRRAHIRLTDLWKITSLRRHHPSHRGDRDQIIMLRKRWTARASSMRSSWTTASAAIFFLAETEAYLQTEIVAGLWEGFNEWLTVNDPKHGRSGATTPTTRHEDKAGEGEDDEDDDDLWLREEDDSPVAQENAHKTPDSSPPHDPQTLSTAHRLYLRTLIHRLLLTQPTFTQPLYNLLIHIDHLVAHLHRLHAIFTSIDLETDAGVVDAFVDLESEERDVKRRLHEIESRIRSGIEDVVAALRALESDPVFAAEWESDAAAAEWAPATEDIDEDEDQRGGRARDADDAEERGGYAPSRVGGINRLLMKLDFGTWFGRAGDQYDEDRF